The Deltaproteobacteria bacterium genome segment GGAAGGATGGAATCGTCCGATACGAATATTCCGGACCGGAGGCAGCGCTCTACCTACTCTGCGAAACGAGGAAACCGAGAGGCAGGCGTCTCCGCCATCTCACCGAGATATGGGGGGGTGCGATCACCGCCGGATGGCTCGCCGCGGCGGAAGCCGAAATGCTGGAACGCCGCCTGATGATCAATGAAGGGGAGTGGCTCCTCAGCCTTGCGGTCCCGCTGCGGCAAATCCCGTAGCCGCCCCGGGGGATACCTTCCGAATCACCCTCATCGGCCGCGGAAGGTCCGGTGCCGGCCGCCAAGACATCTTAAAGAAAACGATCGACACCCGGAAAGGAGTTTACCCGCATTTCTCACCATGCTTCTGCTGCTGCGGCGGATACGGGCATGTCTACTGCGTTGCGCTCGGTCGGGCTCCTCGACGTAGTGTAAACTACGCCTGCGTCGCCCTCGGTCGCGACACCTTGTAGCCATACCCGTCTCCACCGCCTCGCGACGAACCATGGTGAGAAATGCGGGTTTATGACATGCGCGGCTCGAAAAAAGACTTGCCGGTTACTTTGAACACACCGGAGATAGTGCTCCAGCACATGGATTGGGGCGGAATGACCGCCGAAATGGGGAGAGCATGCAAGGATATCGATCCATCACCGCTCTTCAAGGGATTGCCCGAAGATCGTTGCCAGTGCCCGCACTGGGGATATGTACTGAAGGGACGCCTGCATTACCGGTATGACGGCTGTGATGAGGTATTCAAAGAGGGTGATGTCTTTTATGCCCCGCCCGGGCATCTCCCGTTCGTTGAGTCCGGCTGCGAATACATCGAATTCAGCCCCACGGACACGTTGCGAAGGACGATGGAGGTGGTCGAGAAGAACATGAAATCATGAGTCCGGAAGGACCGGCGCCGGTTGCCCCGTTCCTTAGATTAGAAGAAGCGGGATGGCTTGTAAATCCGCTGCCGGCAATGGACTATGTTGGAGAACAGGGGTTTCCAGTGATTGGCGGGAACAGATGTGTTGGAACCGATGTTGACGCGGGAAACCCCTTGCAGTATTATGATTTTCCTCCCGGACGCGCCCTTAGCTCAGCTGGATAGAGCACTTGACTACGAATCAAGTGGCCAGAGGTTCGAATCCTCTAGGGCGCGCCATTTCTCCTATAATAATCGTATAGTTGCATGGCGCCATTTTGGCGCACCGGATGCGCCTTCTTTCTGGTTGCGCGGGGGTTGCGGATTTGGCGCTTCCCTTCGCCGATTCGAGGAGTGGGCGGAAGAAAGAATCATGCGGTTCTGTTGAGCAGTTCGATTACCCTGCGGATCGACATCCCTGCCCAGCTTCCGAGTACCCTGGCCGCACGGGGCCGGCATTGGCTCCAGGTTCGTGGCAATGTCGTGCTAATCGTCGCCGAACCCTCTAGGTCGCCATCCACCAAGGTATTTTTCGGCTAGCTGTAGTAGCTCGTCAAAGCCGTCGAGTTGTGAGTCCTTCAGTGTCTCTATCCGCCCACGGAGGGTATCCTCATTGCCATTCAATTCGATAAGTGCATCCCAAGCAAGACGAGCGGACCGGCGTATGGCTCGACTTCCGAATGTTTGGCTCCGCGTCTCGCTACGTGCTGATCGCAAGAGGGCAAGAGTCAGGCGAGGCGAGTCGGGGATCACGATGAGTGGTTCTGCTGGATCTGCTTCTCGTTTTGCCTGCAACAATATCCAGAGGAGTTCGCTCTCCTTGGCCAGAGTATCAACAGTAGCCGAGCGAACATCGGCTCGCCAGTCCCCCTCAAACTTCTTTGCTGCAGCCTCAGAAATCAATTTGTGCCCCGCTCCTTTGCGGAATCCGACAATGGTGATCAGATGATCCTTGGCAGAAAGTGTACTGAGTTGAGGTAGGATCTCCCGAACCGCTGCCTCTATCTCGTTCGGATCTTTGCGCGAACGGACGAGCCGGTAGACAACTCGTGTAACGACCATGCGGGTGTCGATGTCCATCATTCCAAGTTGGCGCTCAGGCAGCTCGGGCAAGAGATTCAGGAGCACAACGCTTCCAGGAACAACGTGTTCAGCTGCGAACTGCTCCTCATAAACTTCCAAGGATGAAATGATGTCCTGCAGGCGGTCGGCGTCGAGCGAACGGAGGTAACCTTCAAGGGCCGTGTGGTCGGCCATGAGAGCCCATGCACGCTCGGCATCGGAGAACGCTTGGAGGCTCTCACCGACGACACGCTCTAAGTACAGGCGAAGAATGTCCTCATGGGCGATACGTCGTTCACGAAGCCATTGGCCCTTCCACTCGTTGCCATAATGTGAACCACCAATATGGCGCTGAGCTCCTGGAAACAACCGTTGAATGAGTGCCCGGACGACATCTGCGCGACCGCCTCCAGCTTCGATGAGTCGGTCAATCTGCTCCTTCAGGTGCGGTGGATCTCCACCGGTACCGTAGCTGAGGCCAGAGGTGTTGGCTAGGCCATCTATTGCTCCGTGAATTTGGCGGAATACGTCGGGAAGGAAAACGCGAATGGCTTCGAGTGCGAGCACATCTGCAAGGGCGACTTGGCCATCCAGGTCTTGCACTGTCCCGTGTACGGCGGCCGCATAACGACGAATGTCGCGCACATTTCTTAGGAGTGGTCGTATGACTTCCATGAAGACGTCAGGCCAGACGTTCTCGTCAAACGGACCTGTATTCTTGATTGAGGAAAGCGCGTTGTCGATTGCCTGGAAGATCTGCTTATTCAGCACGTGTGGTGGCATTGCAGGGAGGTCAATGCCCACCTGGAGGATCTTTTCAAGGTAGTCACGGCCAGGAATGCCTTGTTCGGCGAGAGCGCTCTCCACCCGAACTCGGTCGAATGCCAGAATGTAAATGACGTTGGCAAAGTTTGCGGTCAGTCGAACTAGCTTGAAGATGTCCCGAATTTCAGAGGTGGTCAGCCGGTCGATGTCATCGAGTATCACGACAAGCGGTTTTGCGAGGGCAGTAAGTGCTTTCTCGACCTTGGCCCGACGAACGCCCACGCCTTCCTTCCTTCGCTGGAGAATCTTAGCCAGGATCCTCGTGGCCAGTCGGCCCCGCTCGATCCATGGGCCGACAAGAGGTAGCGAACCCATGCCAGAGAATGTTTCGCCGTAGTCTTCCATGTCCTTGCCAACTTCAGCGAGTCCCGGTCGAACCTTAAGCTGTGCAGAGAGTTCAACAAAGAATGATTCGACGAGTTGCTCGGCACCACTGAACATCCAGGGGTTGAAGTCAAGGATTGCGATGCCGACGCTTTCCAAGTGCGCCCGCGCAAGGTTGACAAACGACGTCTTCCCCGAACCCCAGGGGCCAAGGACGCCAACGACCACACCTTCACTTACATCTAGTGAGAGAACTTGCTCCGCGAACGAGCGAGCGACCTTGGCCCGGCCGAGGACATCATCCTCGGGCTTTCGAATCGGGTTATCGGTAGCAATGTTCACGGTACTCCGATCTTGTCGAGGCGCATCACGATTCTGTGTACCGGAGCTTTCGCTCCGCAAGTCATTCTCAGCGCGGCGCAGAAATTTTGGTAGCCATCTCACGGCGTATCTTTGCTACCGAACATTTGCTTCAGCTGCGGAGGTGTCAGCGAGAAGCACAACGCCCGCTGCTGTACAAGCCAAGGTTCATTTCACCGCCTAGATGCATAGCCGTCCGGTGCTCGCCGCCAGCTGCAAAGCGTTGTTGTGGTGCGCCTTCTTGTGGACGGAATAAGCAGATAGTGCACTCACTTGCTTTTTTGCTCGGTCATCGTATCCGAGATTTCGTTCAGATAGTCGTTGAGGTCCTTGCCGTGTGCTTTGGCCAGGACTTTGAGCGATTCGAAGGAGGGACGCTCTCCGCTTTCGATCCGCCGCACCTGCCGGTCTGA includes the following:
- a CDS encoding cupin domain-containing protein translates to MNTPEIVLQHMDWGGMTAEMGRACKDIDPSPLFKGLPEDRCQCPHWGYVLKGRLHYRYDGCDEVFKEGDVFYAPPGHLPFVESGCEYIEFSPTDTLRRTMEVVEKNMKS
- a CDS encoding NTPase KAP, with the protein product MRRAENDLRSESSGTQNRDAPRQDRSTVNIATDNPIRKPEDDVLGRAKVARSFAEQVLSLDVSEGVVVGVLGPWGSGKTSFVNLARAHLESVGIAILDFNPWMFSGAEQLVESFFVELSAQLKVRPGLAEVGKDMEDYGETFSGMGSLPLVGPWIERGRLATRILAKILQRRKEGVGVRRAKVEKALTALAKPLVVILDDIDRLTTSEIRDIFKLVRLTANFANVIYILAFDRVRVESALAEQGIPGRDYLEKILQVGIDLPAMPPHVLNKQIFQAIDNALSSIKNTGPFDENVWPDVFMEVIRPLLRNVRDIRRYAAAVHGTVQDLDGQVALADVLALEAIRVFLPDVFRQIHGAIDGLANTSGLSYGTGGDPPHLKEQIDRLIEAGGGRADVVRALIQRLFPGAQRHIGGSHYGNEWKGQWLRERRIAHEDILRLYLERVVGESLQAFSDAERAWALMADHTALEGYLRSLDADRLQDIISSLEVYEEQFAAEHVVPGSVVLLNLLPELPERQLGMMDIDTRMVVTRVVYRLVRSRKDPNEIEAAVREILPQLSTLSAKDHLITIVGFRKGAGHKLISEAAAKKFEGDWRADVRSATVDTLAKESELLWILLQAKREADPAEPLIVIPDSPRLTLALLRSARSETRSQTFGSRAIRRSARLAWDALIELNGNEDTLRGRIETLKDSQLDGFDELLQLAEKYLGGWRPRGFGDD